The Oncorhynchus mykiss isolate Arlee chromosome 27, USDA_OmykA_1.1, whole genome shotgun sequence sequence CCTACTTTTCATGTGGAGTTAAAATGCAGTGTTATTCTCCCACTACTGATAATGTTGGTGAAATAGTGGCTTTGGGTCATAGGTCTCCTTTTGGTTGTGTTCCTATTGTTTTTAGAGCACAGTGTCCATATTGTTCTGGAGCACATATTTGTAGGAATACTTTGTGTATTGTTTCTCTAACACATCCTATCTATataaaatatctatatttttctTACATTTTACTATATAAGCAGGGGATTTGAAACCTATATTGATTTATACCTGATACCTAAACCTCTATTGCCAATAGAGAACATAATAAAGGTGATATTAAAACAGGCAAGCATGCTTCTATAGAGCACGGTAACAGACATGTTTTTACACATTCACTCACACAGTAGGCTACACAACAAGGAGATGACTTCATTAaaccgttttttttttattcagtgGGCGCAACTTTGTTAAACATCttcaacattttgtttttgaTCTCTTTGGTtctaaaacagtatacaaaaggATTTACAAGAGAGGGCCCGAGAATAGCCCCGATCATCAAGCCATGACGCTCTTCCAAGGTCAGCACCACACCTAGCCTGGTCAAGACTATACGTACAAATAAAGGAACGTAATAACACACTACCACTATCAAGTGACTGAAGCAAGTACTGTACATCTTCCTCTTGTCGTTCTTGGAGGACATTTTAACCATAGCAAATATGATCCATATGTAGGACAGGCAAATAGAACAGAAAGTGCCAAACAGGAGAAAGAAGGTGATAATGGTTATCATATTAAAATAATAGCTAGGATTGACACAAGTGGCTCTCACTAACGCAGCATAATCACAGAAGGTGTATTTGAGGGTTGAGTGGCAGTATGGGAGAGATAACACAGTGGCAGGCATAACAGCCACAAAAGCACAGGCAACCAACCACAGAGCACCGGTCAGAACCAGAGTACGAACATTGGTGAGGATACTTTGATACCTCAGTGGATTAGAGATTGCAATCAAACGAtcaaaagccatgacagagaTAGCAAACATCTCCATTACGCCCCCCAGGTGGAAAACAAACATCTGAATGAAGCATGACACATAAGCTATGGCTTTATCACCAGCTACCAGCACACCAATCATAGTTGGACAGGCACTGGAGCTGTACAGCATATCAACTAGAGCAAGGTTGCAAATCAGAAGATACATTGGCTTGTGCAAACGCTTATCATGAAGGATAAAACATATATTTGCCACATTAGAAAGCATGACTAGGAGATAGATACACAGAATTACAATCCCCACTGTCAGAGGTCTGTCAAGTGTGTCAAAACCACCGATGACAAATTGATGTATTATTTTGCCAGAGACATTTCCCAAGGACATATTCCACTGTCCCTCGAAGGTCCAAAGAGCTACAAGGGAAAAAAATATGTGTCATTCAACCAGACTTATGAACATGCACTCCTTACGCCATTATGACCGCTGCTTTACTGAATAACTGCTCTAAATCAATCTTACACCATTATGACCGCTGCTTTACTGAATAACTGCTCTAAATCAATCTTACACCATTATGACCGCTGCTTTACTGAATAACTGCTCTAAATCAATCTTACGCCATTATGACCGCTGCTTTACTGAATAACTGCTCTAAATCAATCTTACGCCATTATGACCGCTGCTTTACTGAATAACTGCTCTAAATCAATCTTACAACATTTAAGCACCAAAAGCTTTAAGCACATTCTCAATTTTCATTCTCTTACGTTTCTTAATTTTCAAATCAGAAAAAGTGGTCATGAATTAAATATACTCAAAACAATGAGAAAACAATGCACAGCAAACAAAAAATAATGCTATGATTGATTATATCGAAGCAGAATCATGATTTTTACATAAAGTATCATGATCCTGTTCTAATATACTACTCATTGAATGTTTTCATATCAACAATCCTGATGCTATCAGGATACCACACAGTGAGATGATCCAGTTCTACATCTGAACATCTAAGACACCTACATCTTTCCTTCGGATGAGCTCACCTAGAGATCCAATGGTTATCCTCTCTATGATGGCATGGGATATTTATACATGGTTGGTTCACCTAAGAACCTCCTGGGTAGAGACCCAACAACCAACCATATCATTGATATCAAACTGAGATTATAATATATCTACATAATAATCATGTCCCTTGCGTCCAAAGCAGGAACATGGATGGATATGTCCCTAATGAAAAAGGAAAATACTAGGCTTTCAGGTTTTGCTAAACCAAACTATTCTGAATGATTGGAATATGATGTCACTAAAGGTTTTACACATGCTAGTTGGACTGgcctaacctgcctaaatgactaccgacccgtagcacacacgtctgtagccataaagtgctttgaaatgctggtcgtggcttacatcaacaccattatcccagaaaccctagacccattccaactTGTAtattgccccaacagatccacagatgatgcaatctctattgcactccatactgccTTTTTTacacctggacaaaaataacagCTATGTGAGAATGTGattcatagtgccctcaaagctcatcaataagttaaggaccctgggactaaacaccttctgcaaatggatcctagacttcctgacgagccgccccccaggtggtaagagtaggtaacaacacatccaccacgctgatcctcaacacagggaccaCTCAGGGCTGCATGCTcaatcccctcctgtattccctgttcactcatgattgcatggccaggcacgactccaacaccatcattaagtttgccgatgacacaacaggggtaggcctgatcacagacaacgacgagacagcctatagggaggaggtcaaagacctgactgtgtggtgccaggaaaacaacctctccctcaacgtgatgaagacaaatgagatgattgtggactatagtgAAAGGAGGAACGAGCACACCCCATTCTCAtggatggggctgtagtggagcaggttgagagcttcaagttccttggtgtccacgtcaccaacaaacgaacatggtccaagcacaccaagacagtcgtgaagagggcacaacaaaacctattccccctcaggagactgaaaagatttggcatgggtcctcagatactcaaaaggttctacagctgcaccatcgagaacatcctgggttgcatcactgcctggtgtcATGAcattgtattagttaatgtgacgactgttgctcatcgaatgattacaagtttctaattgagtgattaactgaatcaagcaattattaactcattaacctggggcaccatgggaaaagtagtttttattgagtttatttttcccaaattaactcaaagaatgtcagaatatcgattttacaacagccgctaattaaccagttacctctaCCAATCTtgttctgaacgtcgtatagcccgtgaatctgcacggacccgggtctcaccaatgagtttctaccacaccaatcttagtcaaatatttatttactaaaaagctaagATAAtaataaaagatacacatagacaaaacacattataggctattgattagaacttagtataacgggccaacacactatggcgcgttacccaaaatggggatttcaacgagagagagaacaaagaaaatacacgagagaaatatacatttgggtgaatttgtcagctatttTTACAGGTTATTTTCCTGTATTGCAAATGGTTTAATGCAGACTTTTACTTTCTACAAGAGACTCATGCTTGTTCTTCCGATCTAATTTTTTTGAAAAATCAGTGGGGTAAGGCTATCTGGTTATCATATGGCAACAACCACTCTGCAAGTGTAACAGTTTTAAGAGGTACATTTAACGGAAAAGTCATCAGTAGTAAGATTCACCACTCTGGAGGTTGGTTCATTTTAACACTGAATTTCAACTGTGAAATGTTTTTATTAGGGAATATTTATGCATCCAACAACAAACAAAGCAACAGGATATTATTTCAAGAATTTGAAGAGATTAATAGAGTTATAGGTGTATTTCAGGATGTCAAAATTATCTTAGGTGGAGATTTTAATTCTGTATCTAATGTGATGATTGTCAGATATCCCCCCCCTAACAGATCCAGCATTGTTAATCCTGAGTTTAATAAACTATGTCTTGGATTAGTCGATATTTGGAGATCTAAATGCCCTGATAAAAATGACTTTACTTGGAGTAACAAGGACATGTCCAGACAGTCAACAATTGATGGGTGATTTCTAATTGGTTGATTTCTAATTTATTAGATAATACTGTTGTCAAGGTATCCATTGAACCATCAATTCTTACTGATCATAAAGTTATGTATTTATCTATAAATATTAATGGATCTGAAGTTAATAAACCAAATCGGAAATATTGGAAACTCAATAGTAGACTGTTGGAAGATGATAATTGCAAGATGGACGCCAAGGATATTATACAAGACAATTGGAGGAACTCCCAACTATTTAAGTctgtcacacctgctcccgctctccctccctgcgCGCAAAGGCAGCAGGCTCCCCAACAGGCTCCCCAACCTTTCCCCATCACACGCATCAGggtattattggactcacctggactcaatcacctgtttattacctcccctatatttgttaGTTCCCCATCTCTGTTCTCCGCTGCTGCATTAATGTTCGTATGTCGTTGTTACCcatgtgctgacgctgttcctgtcttgttacctgaaaataaaataaaagagagccgcacactctaggagctcagcctcaaaaatgtaataccaacgtttcgacagccaagctgtcttcatcagggtataatcacaaacactgcgggatgactcgtttatatagtgtcaaaagacacaggtgtctgtaatcatggccaggagaggcctaatatcattggttaatcatcaaatattaaaatgtcatacaaagaacagcatacaaacaaatggatcgcatacgatcatagattaatttgactacacaagtttacaaacaattacaatggcaaagtcacaataatcacaagaatggcttcagatcaaagtctacattgagaccgaagggagcaagggtctttaaattaaagatcaaggcagcctctcgttttaacaataaatgatcaaggtcaccccctctcctagggagggtgacatgttcgatgccaatataacgcagagacgaaatcgagtggcctgcctccaagaagtgggccgcaactggataagtaaagtttttgcacctaatggtgctacgatgctctgagatacgtattttaatttgcgctttgttttacctacatcatttttaccacaaggacaagttataagataaataactgccttagtcgAGCACGTAATGACACCTTTtattgggatcgatttccctgtttgtgggtgtttgaaggatctacatttataagtgccattgcattgagcacagccattacatttgtaatttccatccagtaggggcgcaaataaacgttgttcaggaatatcttggggtggtaaatcagagtttaccaattggtctctgagatttctgccctgTCTTGTTACCTGTCTGTTCCTCATTAAATGTTCAACACCCCGtacctccttctcatctccagcgtcgGTCCTTATAAAGTATTTTGGGAAATATTGGCAATGTATAACATAAGACAAACAGCCATGTTGAAAGGTAAATAAATTGCTGAACTTAAAAGATTGAGGGAAGATGAACTTGTTAAGGAAATACTTTATTTCTTGATGAAGAAACAAAGGGTCAGTTATCTTCTTTATAACTAGAAATGTACCGAATGTATGAAGAGAGAGCAAAAGGGGCATTTGTAAGATCAAGAAGGATATGGTTGGAGGAAGGTGAAAAAAGACAAAATAATTTAACAATCTAGGGAGAAATTCTGAATTTACATCTATTCATAAGCTTAATATAGATGGCAAATAAAATGAGAACCCCAAAGATATTTCAAAATATGTTTCAGAATTCTATGGTAACCTTAATACCAGTAATGCCTGCCTATGCTTGAGACATATCTGCCATTCTAGACTCTGTAAAAGACTATGCAAAATTCATAGATGAAGACTTCCAAAAGTCATGTGATGAATTTCTTTctattaatgaaaaaaaaaaatatcagcaAGTTAAACGAGAACAAATCTCCATGCAATGATGGCCTTATTCGTGAATTCTATCATTCTTTTCAGGAGGATATTGTTGAATTTATACTCAATGTTTTTAAGGAGGCAATTGATTTAAGGTTCCTGCCTGTTTCTATGTCACAAGGCCTCCTTTCTGTAATCCCAAAACCAGTCAAAGATCCCATCATGTTAGAAAATTGGAGACCAATCACATTAATGAACAACGATGTAAAGATACTTGCATCCATCTTTTCAGAAAGACTGAAAAAAGGTTTTGACAAAATCATTGATACCCAGTCTGGTTTTATGAAGGGCAGACATACATTATATGCAATCATATTCGACTAGTATTGGACTTGATAGACTACAATGATAAAATTATGGAAGATGGCTTTTATTGGTAGACTTTAAGacttttgatacagttgaacaTTATTTTCTTTTGAGACTCATATTTATTTTGGtttttcaaagtgtaattaagacACTTTACAATAATAGTAACAACTCTGTTAAATTATCCCATGGAACTTCACAGAGATTCGACATTAGATGTGAAATTGAACAAGGATTCCTAATTTCTCctttgttattggtcacacacgtTATGGCACTTCATATCAATAAGGATAGCTTTAGGGGTATTCAGATACAAGATAAAGAGATAAAATGTTCACAATTGTCTGACGCCACCACCATTTTTTTTGAAAGATCGTAATGAAATCATGAAGCTATTGAGGGTATTAAATGttagaaatgtgaattatttgtGTTGAAAAGATTGTGAcaaactcagtatgtaatatcCCTGTAAAAGATGTGATCACATATCTTGGTATTAAAATCAGCAAAGATCAGAAAGAAAGGGCCAACTTAAATGTATCTCCTATTCTAGAGGACATTGGAAAGAGATTTAACTCCTGGTTATTAAGATATCTTTCTTTATCTGGACGTTTACTTTTATCACAATCTGAAGGTCTGTCCAGATTAGTTTATACCTCCCTTGCCTTGGATGTTCCTCTGTCAGTAACTAAAATGGTTGATACTAAATGTTTTTACTTCATATGGTGGAATAAACCTCATTATTTAAGAAAAGCGGCAATATGTAGCACCCAAGGTGAGGGAGGGATGCTCTGGATTTTAAAACCTCTAATGTAATATTTATGATTAAATGGATACAAaactatttaagaaataaggatTGCATTTGGAATATAATCACTAATTTAATATTCCAAAAGATTTGTGGTCTAGAATTCTTTCTCAAATGCAACTTTGATGTGGGTAAAATCCCTATTACGCTCATAAGAACACACAATGTTACATTCACTCCAGAGGAGTATCAaattgttgttagagctgtccctaatgTTGCTTTTCTTCTTTTAGGAAAATATAACAATATTCCAGTTGCAATTGTTGAGGATTTTGCAGCCTCAATACAACAAGAAGGAATTGACATTTTCAACTATGAATGTAATAACATGTATATAAGAAAACTGTGTCAAGATGTTGCTATTCCCTCTGCTAAAATGTTGGAATGTAGCCCTATaattgtttaacctttatttaactaggtaagtcaatAGCTATtacaagtgaactggaacaaAGTCTTGTTGTTGTCTGGCAAATATTGTATCTAATAAGGTGAAAGAAGTATCCTACAAAGTCATTCATAGAATCTACCCTGTAGAGacctttattatacacagatttaaaatatatatcgataacaaatgtgtattttgtggttGTGACCCAGAAACTCTTGACTATTTATATTGGGACTGTTCTGATGTCTGAAGATTCTGGAGTGAGTTAGAAGATTTTATTTTAAAAGAAACAACTATTAGTGTTAATCTGAGAGACACTGATAGAATGTTTTATTTTGATCTAAATGATATGGACTCTGATTTATCGTTCATTGTTAAATGGTTTATTTTTCATGGAAGATTCTTTATCCAAATAATGAAGTGAAGAGAGAACAAATCCTCTTCACATTATTTAAGATATAATTTAAATATTATCAAATTAAgagtaaatgtaaaaacaaaaaagcaatacACACCATAAAACTATTTGACACATGAAAATATATCTTGACATGTAATAACACTGTCTGTTAGGTttatgtactcttgtttgtatatttcTGGTTTTGTGTTCATAAAAGGAGGATTATTTAATTaaatgaaaaacatgttttaagtttAAATGTTACAACCTATAGCTACGTTTTTGATATTTGGAgttattaaaaaaatgtattgattaGGGTCACGGCATATTACGCACATCTGCAAGCATAGCAGCAAAGGCTGAACAAATGATTTATCTATTTTGTTTTAGCATGTTAAAATGCTATATACTAATAATAAGTGGACATTATAAAAtgccatattttttttattaaacaaGGTCCAGTTTGGATCACAGTTGTGTTTTTTTGTAAAAACAAATATGCTGTGTCTGGCCAGCCAATTGGTTGTGTTTTTCAATATGGCTCGTGCTCTCTTatttgtcaatcaaatgtatttggcatcgAGAAAATGGGTGGGCAGGCAGGCAAGTTCCGATTCAGTCGTCAAAACGTGGGTTGGACaagcaggcaagctgcagaaggacgagcaggctactattccccatcattcatcagtgcaattttgacggcCAATGAGCTGAAAAACGTTTGAGAGGGTTTATTTAATGTTCCCTGGTTAGATGttagctcatcttgctctggctagcattagttgttgatcttgatGCTGTTGATGTGCATAGGTAACTGAGGGGGATAGAGCCTACCTtgtcatggttgtttgatcagtAGAATTATGAAGTttccaaatgtaagaggactcctaTGGTATTTACACATTTGCAGaaatcagtggaggctgttgaggggaggacagctcatgataatggctggaatggagtcaatggaatagTATCAAACCCATAAACACtgtatgtgtttgataccattccattgactccattccaaccattattaATGACCTAGCCTTTGAACAGTTACTCTGTTGCAGCTGCCTGTAAACACTCCGGCCCTGGAAAGGAcagatgtaacggttttcttccgtcgaaggagaggaggaccaatacgcagcgtcgtttgtgttcaacatgtttaatgaaAGACGAtaacgtgaacactacacaaatacaaaataacaaccgtggcaaaacccaaaacagtcctatctggtgcagagaacacaaagacaggaaacaaccacacacaaaccccaacacaaaacagtcctatctggtgcagagaacacaaagacaggaaacaaccacccacaaaccccaacacaaaacagtcctatctggtgcagagaacacaaagacaggaaacaaccacccacaaaccccaacacaaaacagtcctatctggtgcagagaacacaaagacaggaaacaaccacccacaaaccccaacacaaaacagtcctatctggtgcagagaacacaaagacaggaaacaaccacccacaaaccccaacacaaaacagtcctatctggtgcagagaacacagagacaggaaacaatcacccacaaccccccaacacaaaacagtcctatctggtgcagagaacacaaagacaggaaacaatcacccacaaccccccaacacaaaacaagctacctaaatatggttcccaatcagagacaatgagtaacacctgcctctgattgagaaccatatcaggccatacatagaaacggacaaactagacacacaacatagaatgcccacccagctcacgtcctgaccaacactaaaacaaggaaaacacaaaagaactatggtcagaacgtgacaacagatgtttttattcggttttatttactgcagtgtctattaattgtccaaacacacGGCTGCTTTTCTATATTGCAATAGAATTTTCACAATTGTCTCACTTTACGTCATTCTTAAACATTCTATGAATTTATGAAAAGGtcaaaatgaccatatctaaatgctcgcttgtcagaaaatgtttaaaaaaaaaataataagtaatattcttcctgggggtgtatatatgaacagattttaatGAAAtgtcatgttgctaaaatgctgtcagttccactttgtCTAGAATTAGAACAATATTCAGAATGTGaatgtcacgttcgtcgtaatgatcggaccaaggcgcagcgtggaaTGCGTACTTTATCTTTTATTGAATGAACACCGAACAAagcaacaaaaataacaaacgaaacgtgaagctacacaaaatagtgctcacaggcaattacacatagtcaagatcccacaaacacaaaagggaaatggctacctaaatatgatccccaatcagagacagcgataCACAGctatctctgattgggaaccatatcaggccaacagaaaatacaaaacccctagaagAACAAAACTAGGGCGTGACATTGAAAAGTTGGCCCAAGTCTTAATACATGGCTCTGCATCTGACTAAATGGGGTGACCAAATACAGTTACTCTGTGGGCAGGCAGTCAATCCAGTCCGTACTCTCATGTCACATTTCATACATTTTGCATGGACACTAGGTTGATCATGTGaacataaataaatgaaatatatgTAATTTACctgacacttttatccaaagcgacgtACAGTCATGAatgcatacattttatgtatgggtggaattgaacccactaccctggtgttacaagcaccaactgagctacaaaagGAGCCCATTGTGGATAACCTACAGCTTTGAGAGGTACAGTATGCCTCTACTTTTCATAAGAGTTTAGTGCTTTTGTGATTGTCATGCACCTATAGAACTCCAGTACTACTTGAAAAGTAGTCACTTAATTTTCTAGTTCCCTTAAAACTTCCTCTGATGATTTAtccaaacaaaatacatttttagaagaaatactgtatataaaaccTACATTGCTACTGTGTATAAGGGTAGATTGACGTGTTGTTTCATGTTCTTGCAAGACAAGTTTGTTAGAAGTGTACATGATTCTCAGAGGCAACCCGTCTTTCAACAACATACAACAAATTAAGTCTTGAAGGATTACTGTCTAATTAGTGTCTCTCTCATACACTAAGTTCCCTTGTGTGTGATTAGtgaggagcgtgtgtgtgtgtgtgtgtgtgtgtgtgtgtgtgtgtgtgtgtgtgtgtgtgtgtgtgcgcgcgtgtctgtgtttctgttttGCTGTTATGATTTCACTATGCATGCGATAACAACTACATGTTGCCCATTTTTGtttatctaaaatgtatttattctaATGGTGTGTGTCTTCATTGCTATCACACCACAGACTTTCAACCAGTGTTGACGCGCCCAAGAATTCTCAAATAATATTGTTTATAATTTGGGTCATAAAGAATTGTGCTAATTACAGAAGATTATACCGTATACTATGAGGTGAAAATAATATATTGCATTCTCTTATTGCATTCTCTTTTTAAAAGTCTTTTCATGTTGAAAGATAAGGTAACCAAATCATGGTGTTGGCCTTTTTCTACAGTAGCCAACTATGGTTGCTTCCATTATGGTTATGAATGGG is a genomic window containing:
- the LOC110507205 gene encoding olfactory receptor 10G4-like, translated to MLSNVANICFILHDKRLHKPMYLLICNLALVDMLYSSSACPTMIGVLVAGDKAIAYVSCFIQMFVFHLGGVMEMFAISVMAFDRLIAISNPLRYQSILTNVRTLVLTGALWLVACAFVAVMPATVLSLPYCHSTLKYTFCDYAALVRATCVNPSYYFNMITIITFFLLFGTFCSICLSYIWIIFAMVKMSSKNDKRKMYSTCFSHLIVVVCYYVPLFVRIVLTRLGVVLTLEERHGLMIGAILGPSLVNPFVYCFRTKEIKNKMLKMFNKVAPTE